The Oncorhynchus clarkii lewisi isolate Uvic-CL-2024 chromosome 29, UVic_Ocla_1.0, whole genome shotgun sequence genome contains a region encoding:
- the LOC139388323 gene encoding E3 ubiquitin-protein ligase TRIM32: protein MAAALPALDPDLLREVLECPICLETYNQEQLRPKLLQCGHTVCRQCLEKLLASTINGVRCPFCSRVSRMSSISQLADNLTVLKILDCASSCTTAGALMCKSCRNRLPRQYCQDCGTVLCDLCKGEGHQQQGHTVQPIRVAAEQRRKDLGGKLASLREAMDHIQKKRAAIDSLTKNMRVKYRAVQQEYARAELRLQEELGRQRRAFAASMSEVEKLNSQILEEQTYLLNLAEVQVVSRCDYLTMQVKQSDIALLEDDGGVKDEEELDLRSSLDLPTLIKLQDPELVTTEHPKALDVAQLTTKPCTVNTDEEEGLLEFGVGAMCRAAGAMGDLYRDIDIVMPVDEAVCASPGSFKSKSMDEGGPSSPGDARARSGPQHCQFVKKMGCKGNLPGMFNLPVSICVTSQGEVLVADRGNYRIQIFNRKGFQREIRRNPSSIDNFVLSFLGADLPNLIPLSIAITPQGLIGVTDNYDNSVKVYTTDGHCVACHKNQLIKPWGIAAMPSGQFVVTDVEGGKLWCLAVDRNVGVVNYNRLCSAVRPKFVTCDAAGTVYFTQGLGLNIENRHNEHHLEGGFSIGSVGTDGQLGKQLSHFFSETEDFRCITGMCVDANGDLLVTDSGRKEILQFPKEGGFNVLIQEGLTCPVGVAVTQKGQLMVLDCWDHCVKVYTYLQRRRSSTC, encoded by the coding sequence ATGGCGGCAGCTTTGCCGGCTCTGGACCCAGACCTGCTCCGGGAGGTCCTGGAGTGCCCCATCTGCCTGGAGACTTACAACCAGGAGCAGCTGCGGCCCAAGCTCTTGCAGTGTGGCCACACTGTGTGCAGACAGTGTCTGGAAAAGCTGCTGGCTAGCACCATTAACGGCGTGCGATGCCCCTTCTGCAGCAGGGTCTCCCGCATGAGCAGCATCTCCCAGCTGGCCGACAACCTCACTGTGCTCAAGATCCTGGACTGTGCCAGCTCCTGCACCACTGCCGGCGCCCTCATGTGCAAGTCCTGCCGCAACCGCCTACCCCGACAGTACTGCCAAGACTGCGGCACGGTGCTCTGCGACCTCTGCAAAGGTGAGGGCCACCAGCAGCAGGGCCACACTGTCCAGCCCATCCGGGTGGCCGCTGAGCAGCGCCGGAAGGACCTGGGTGGTAAGCTGGCATCCCTCCGCGAAGCCATGGACCACATCCAGAAAAAGAGGGCAGCCATTGACAGTCTGACAAAGAACATGCGGGTAAAGTACCGGGCAGTGCAGCAGGAGTACGCCCGGGCTGAGCTGCGTCTGCAGGAGGAGCTGGGGCGCCAGCGGCGGGCCTTCGCTGCCTCCATGTCCGAGGTGGAGAAGCTTAACAGTCAGATCCTGGAGGAGCAGACATACCTGCTGAACCTGGCCGAGGTGCAGGTGGTGTCCCGCTGCGACTACCTGACCATGCAGGTGAAGCAGAGTGACATTGCCCTGTTGGAGGACGACGGAGGGGTGAAGGACGAGGAGGAGCTGGACCTAAGGAGCAGCCTGGACCTGCCTACTCTGATCAAGCTCCAGGACCCTGAGCTGGTGACTACGGAGCATCCCAAGGCCCTGGACGTGGCCCAGCTCACCACCAAACCCTGCACCGTCAACACTGATGAGGAGGAGGGGCTGCTGGAGTTTGGGGTTGGTGCCATGTGCAGGGCTGCAGGGGCGATGGGGGACCTGTACAGAGATATTGATATAGTAATGCCTGTAGATGAGGCTGTGTGTGCCTCACCGGGCAGCTTTAAATCCAAGTCCATGGATGAAGGGGGGCCCTCCTCTCCCGGTGATGCCAGGGCTCGCTCGGGGCCACAGCACTGCCAGTTTGTAAAAAAGATGGGTTGCAAGGGTAACCTGCCGGGGATGTTCAACCTGCCAGTTAGCATCTGCGTCACCTCACAGGGTGAGGTCCTGGTGGCTGACCGGGGCAACTACCGCATCCAGATCTTTAACCGCAAAGGCTTCCAGAGGGAGATCCGCCGCAACCCCAGCAGCATCGACAACTTCGTCCTGAGCTTCCTGGGCGCCGACCTGCCCAACCTCATCCCGCTGTCCATCGCTATCACGCCTCAGGGCCTCATCGGGGTCACCGACAACTACGACAACTCGGTCAAGGTATACACCACCGACGGCCACTGCGTGGCCTGCCACAAGAATCAGCTGATCAAGCCCTGGGGCATCGCCGCCATGCCCTCGGGTCAATTTGTGGTGACTGACGTGGAGGGCGGCAAGCTCTGGTGCCTGGCGGTGGATCGCAACGTGGGTGTGGTCAACTACAACCGCCTATGCTCGGCCGTGCGGCCCAAGTTCGTGACATGCGACGCAGCAGGCACTGTCTACTTCACCCAGGGGTTGGGCCTGAACATTGAGAACCGCCACAACGAGCACCACCTAGAGGGGGGTTTCTCCATCGGCTCGGTGGGCACGGATGGCCAGCTGGGCAAACAGCTCAGCCACTTCTTCTCTGAGACTGAGGACTTCCGTTGCATCACGGGCATGTGCGTGGACGCAAACGGGGACCTTTTGGTGACAGACAGCGGCAGGAAGGAGATCCTGCAGTTCCCCAAAGAGGGCGGCTTCAACGTGCTCATCCAGGAGGGACTGACGTGCCCTGTGGGCGTGGCCGTCACACAGAAAGGACAGCTGATGGTGCTGGACTGCTGGGACCACTGTGTAAAAGTCTACACGTACCTACAGAGGAGACGCTCCTCCACCTGCTAG